A DNA window from Rossellomorea marisflavi contains the following coding sequences:
- a CDS encoding YlaN family protein has translation MTINHREKAYELLKADADKILQLIKVQMDNLTMPQCPLYEEVLDTQMFGLSREIEFAVRLGLVDDGDGKELIDSLERELSALHEASTKK, from the coding sequence ATGACCATCAATCATAGAGAAAAGGCATACGAGCTATTGAAGGCCGATGCAGATAAAATATTGCAACTGATCAAAGTTCAAATGGACAACTTAACGATGCCTCAATGTCCTTTGTACGAAGAAGTATTGGACACGCAGATGTTCGGCCTGTCCCGTGAAATCGAATTCGCGGTCCGTCTGGGACTTGTGGATGATGGTGACGGCAAAGAGTTAATTGATTCTTTGGAAAGGGAACTTTCTGCCCTTCATGAAGCATCGACAAAAAAGTAA
- the ftsW gene encoding putative lipid II flippase FtsW, which yields MFKKILKSYDYSLIGVYLMLCIFGLVMVYSSSMVVAVEKFGMESDYFYKKQLVNLVISFVAFLVAAWFPYKAFKIGKVLKTLMLLVIALLISVHFFGSVVNNAKSWIDLGVMRIQPSEFAKLAVIIYLGSVYSKKQAYINDLNRGLAPPLVFLGFICFIVFLEPDFGTAAIIFLIGLIVILCSGINHKTFFKLAGMAAALVVIVSPIIYLARGHIFTEVRMNRINAYLSPFQDAQGIGYQLVNSYLAIGSGGVKGLGLGQSVQKLGYIPEPQTDFIMAIIAEELGIFGVAFVILGLAYLVLRGIYIGVKCQDPFGTMIAIGISSMIGIQAFINLGGVSGLIPITGVPLPFISYGGSSLLVLSLSLGVLVNVAMFNRYEEKYKTKKENDIPSENMSNNRNFYKM from the coding sequence ATGTTCAAAAAAATATTGAAATCATATGACTACTCACTGATCGGGGTCTATCTGATGCTGTGCATTTTCGGACTTGTGATGGTGTACAGCTCCAGCATGGTCGTTGCTGTGGAAAAGTTCGGTATGGAAAGTGATTATTTTTATAAGAAGCAGCTGGTGAATCTTGTCATCAGCTTTGTGGCTTTCCTGGTTGCTGCCTGGTTCCCATACAAGGCGTTTAAGATCGGGAAGGTCCTGAAGACCCTCATGCTTCTGGTCATCGCCCTTCTTATATCCGTGCATTTCTTCGGAAGCGTCGTGAATAACGCGAAAAGCTGGATCGACCTCGGGGTCATGAGGATCCAGCCTTCGGAATTCGCAAAGCTTGCGGTCATCATCTATCTCGGATCCGTCTACTCGAAGAAGCAGGCATACATAAACGATCTCAACAGGGGACTGGCACCGCCCCTTGTATTCCTTGGATTCATCTGCTTCATCGTTTTCCTCGAGCCCGACTTCGGTACCGCGGCGATCATCTTCCTCATCGGGCTGATCGTGATACTCTGTTCCGGGATCAACCATAAGACGTTCTTCAAGCTAGCCGGGATGGCAGCTGCGTTGGTAGTGATCGTCTCACCGATCATCTACCTTGCCAGGGGACATATCTTCACAGAGGTGAGGATGAACAGGATCAATGCCTACCTTTCCCCGTTCCAGGATGCACAGGGGATCGGGTACCAGCTCGTTAATTCCTACCTTGCCATCGGTTCGGGAGGGGTCAAAGGACTCGGCCTCGGTCAGAGTGTCCAGAAGCTCGGATACATCCCTGAGCCCCAGACGGATTTCATCATGGCGATCATTGCCGAGGAACTGGGCATCTTTGGAGTGGCATTTGTGATTCTCGGACTTGCCTATCTGGTCCTCAGGGGGATCTATATCGGAGTCAAATGCCAGGATCCTTTTGGCACGATGATTGCCATCGGGATCTCCAGCATGATCGGCATCCAGGCTTTCATCAATCTTGGAGGGGTGTCGGGACTCATTCCGATCACAGGTGTCCCGCTTCCGTTCATCAGCTATGGGGGCTCATCCCTTCTCGTACTGTCCCTTTCACTGGGAGTACTGGTGAACGTCGCGATGTTCAATCGTTATGAAGAAAAATATAAAACAAAGAAGGAAAATGACATTCCTTCGGAGAATATGTCTAATAATCGGAATTTTTATAAGATGTAA